From the Helicobacter mustelae genome, the window CCCATCATGCTTGCGGGCGTGGTCTTGGCTGGAGGAGCGCTAGAGCATGGCATCGTAGATCCCAACGGTCCTCAAGAAGTCTTTGGCATGAGCATCATGGCAGTGGGTACGATTTTTGGTCTGACTTCGGGCTGCTGTTATGGCGTGTATTTGTTTGCTAGCAGGAGGGCTGCTCGCATTAATCAAGGTCAGGTCGTGCAGCCTATTATGATTGCTTCTTTTGCACAGCTCCTAGCCCCTACTATCTGGGCTTATTTGATCACTGGCAATGGCTTTGATTTTCATGCCGGCGTCATGGTGGATGCAGCGCAGAGCTTTGGGGATACACTGCGAGGATTGAGGGAGATGCGCCTGCCAAAAGATGAAATTGAGCAGCTTACAAGCTTTCTGCATCCTGTGACTGCGGGCGATCCTATCAATGGTATGAGCTGGTTTTGGATGCTTGTGGAATGCGTCTTGGGTCAGGCATGTGCGTGGACTTTTGCACAATATGGCAGCGTGAAGCTAAACCCAACCCTAGGAGCTGGGCTGCTCATCCTAAGCCCTGTGGCTACTGTTGCGATTATCGCTCCATTCTTGTTTGGGGAGACCTTGTCGGTCTTACAGATCTTTGGCGTTATTGTTGCGCTCCTAGCCGTGGCATATCAAAATGGCTTATTCAAAGCAATTTTTAGCAAAAAGCACTAAGCGGGGTGTTGAGCTAGCTTGGCAGCCTGGCTTGGGTGATGCTAGCATTGATGCTTTTGGTGAGATGTTGGCTTAGGCGTTCACAACTTTGATGAAATAGTGGCTTGATCTTCAAGCTCATTTATAACATGATGAATCTTATCACTAGCGGCCCAAAAATCTCTAACATCTTAGGATGTACATTTAAAAAACACCAATACATGGGGTGCTAGACAAACCCCTTCCCAACCCCCCCCCTCAAAAGATCTTTTTTGCAAATTTTCATAAAATTTCTTATGCTTAAGGATTGCCTAAGGAAAGAATGTGTATTTTTTGTCTAAAGCGAAACAAAGCTTACCAGATCTTGTGATTCGTGGTTCCTTATTAAAGCTCTTTGCTTTGAATAGAATCTGCAAACAAAGGATGCTCTAACATGGATATTCAAATACCCATCTTCTTATTTGATTATAAAGATATAGGAGTGGATTTTGCTGCTTTAAAATCTGAGGTTGCTTCTTAGAAGCAGCATTGGTTTTTTTAATATAGAGATAATCCAATGAAAATAGGAACCTTAGAAGCAGAATTTTTTATTTATAAAGCAGCAGAGAAACCCCTAATAGACAAAAACATCTTTTGTCTTATGCAAGAGGTAGATGGTTTTAGTATTGTTTCATTTGCCCATAAACAAAAGCATTTCCCTATTTTTAAAGCATTTTATTTGGATGAATTAAATGATTTGAATGAGAGTGGAATCCTCTATAAAGTTTTGAAACCCCTTAAAGAAAATAATATCAGTGTATTAGTGGCGTCAGCTTTCGATTATATTTTTGTAGATAAAAATTATTTTAAACAAGCACTAAGTTTAGTTAAGGGATTGGAGAATTGATGTTGCTTTTCTTTAAGGGTTTCTTGCTCTCCCTCTCTTTAATTGTTGCCATTGGCGCACAGAATGCTTTTATTATCAAGCAGGGCATAAGTCGAAATCATATTTTTATAGTCAGTGGAATTTGTTTTGTCTGTGATGTTATTTTAATGGGGCTTGGGGTTTTTGGAGTAGGGGAGTTTTTAGCCAAAAACAGAATCTTAAATTTACTCATTGCATCAGTTGGGATTCTTTTTGTCTTGTATTATGGATTTCTTTCTTTAAAATCTGCTTTTTTATCGCAATCAGGCTTTGAAATTTCTCAGGGAAATAAATTATCCCTTCAAAAAACAATTTTATTAACCTTAGCAGTTACCCTTTTAAATCCTCATGTATATCTAGACACCGTTTTTGTAATAGGTGCTTCTGCATTAATGTTTTCCCCTGAGGAAAAGATTATTTTTGCCTCTGGGGCATTGGCTGCGTCTTTCTTATGGTTTTTTGGTTTGGGGTATGGTGCTTTGAGATTAAGTCAGATTCTTATGAAAATGATTAAAATCATAGACATTCTTATAGCGGTTATCATATTTTTTGTGGCTTTCTCACTTATCCGCTATGTTTTGCTTTCTTTTTCTATTAAGCCTTCTGCGACATAATCGCACTTCCATATTCCTGGTCACTCTTCTTTATGCCAAGCGACTTCCCATTCACAGAGCATCCCATACATGCTAGGAATCTCTGCTAAGACCAGAACTAATCCGACAAACATCTACGCGGCGCACAACCCTTGCAGGAGTGCTGATATCGCGATTCCTGCGTGCTCTAGCATTGCCTTCTCTTGCATTTAAAGAAAATCCCCTTTCTTTGCAAAAAACTTTTTTCCATAAAATTTCCATCAAATTTCTTTGGCTTAAGGATTATCTAAGGAAATAATGTGTACTATTTCACTTCCTAAAGCGAAACAAAGCTTACCAAATCTTGTGATTCCTTTTAAAGAACTTTGCTTTGAGTAGAATTTGAAAAACACATTTTGTCGGTTTTGTTGTTGAATTTTAGGTTGTTCTTTTACTAGATTTAATATTGTTTATGTTCGAAGTAAAACTTACTTGGCATTAATATATTTTATTTGGTGGTGATCTTTGAAATCTAAGCAAGAGATTTTAAATTTGATTACACTTATTTCCCAAAAACTTTTCTCAAGAGTTTTTGCAGAGATATTTTGACAATTTAAATTTCTTAGCAATTTTATTTTTTACAACTCTGTTTATACTTTAATTTTTTAAGTCTAAACTTGTGATAGAGAGAAAAAGCTAAGAGTTCGGGAAAGAATTTCCATTTCATTATGGAGAGTTTTTGTCTGCATTTATTTATATGTGGGCTCAAACTTCCTTCATTTCATTATGGAGAGTTTGATCCTGGCTCAGAGTGAACGCTGGCGGCGTGCCTAATACATGCAAGTCGAACGATGAAGCTTCTAGCTTGCTAGAAGTGGATTAGTGGCGCACGGGTGAGTAACGCATAGGTTATGTGCCCCATAGTCTGGGATAGCCACTGGAAACGGTGATTAATACTGGATACTCCCTACGGGGGAAAGTTTTTCGCTATGGGATCAGCCTATGTCCTATCAGCTTGTTGGTGAGGTAATGGCTCACCAAGGCTATGACGGGTATCCGGCCTGAGAGGGTGATCGGACACACTGGAACTGAGACACGGTCCAGACTCCTACGGGAGGCAGCAGTAGGGAATATTGCTCAATGGGCGAAAGCCTGAAGCAGCAACGCCGCGTGGAGGATGAAGGTTTTAGGATTGTAAACTCCTTTTCTAAGAGAAGATAATGACGGTATCTTAGGAATAAGCACCGGCTAACTCCGTGCCAGCAGCCGCGGTAATACGGAGGGTGCAAGCGTTACTCGGAATCACTGGGCGTAAAGAGCGCGTAGGCGGAGTAATAAGTCAGATGTGAAATCCTGTAGCTTAACTACAGAACTGCATTTGAAACTGTTATTCTAGAGTGTGGGAGAGGTAGGTGGAATTCTTGGTGTAGGGGTAAAATCCGTAGAGATCAAGAGGAATACTCATTGCGAAGGCGACCTACTGGAACATTACTGACGCTGATGCGCGAAAGCGTGGGGAGCAAACAGGATTAGATACCCTGGTAGTCCACGCCCTAAACGATGAATGCTAGTTGTTGGGGTGCTTGTCACTCCAGTAATGCAGTTAACACATTAAGCATTCCGCCTGGGGAGTACGGTCGCAAGATTAAAACTCAAAGGAATAGACGGGGACCCGCACAAGCGGTGGAGCATGTGGTTTAATTCGATGCTACGCGAAGAACCTTACCTAGGCTTGACATTGATAGAATCTGCTAGAAATAGCGGAGTGTCTAGTTTACTAGACCTTGAAAACAGGTGCTGCACGGCTGTCGTCAGCTCGTGTCGTGAGATGTTGGGTTAAGTCCCGCAACGAGCGCAACCCTCGTTCTTAGTTGCTAGCAGTTCGGCTGAGCACTCTAAGAAGACTGCCTTCGTAAGGAGGAGGAAGGTGAGGACGACGTTAAGTCATCATGGCCCTTACGCCTAGGGCTACACACGTGCTACAATGGGGTGCACAAAGAGACGCAATACCGCGAGGTGGAGCAAATCTCAAAAACATCTCTCAGTTCGGATTGTAGTCTGCAACTCGACTACATGAAGCTGGAATCGCTAGTAATCGTGAATCAGCCATGTCACGGTGAATACGTTCCCGGGTCTTGTACTCACCGCCCGTCACACCATGGGAGTTGTATTCGCCTTAAGCCGGGATGCTAAATTGGCTACCGTCCACGGCGGATGCAGCGACTGGGGTGAAGTCGTAACAAGGTAACCGTAGGTGAACCTGCGGTTGGATCACCTCCTTTCTAGAGTAAGATCAAGGTATTTGTTTATCTTGATAAAAAATAAGTGTAAAAAGAATTTTTAACTCTTGCTTAGTTTTCAGAGATTCTATCAAATGAGTATCGTCCTTGTAGGGGCTTATAGCTCAGGTGGTTAGAGCGCACCCCTGATAAGGGTGAGGTCAGAGGTTCAAGTCCTCTTAAGCCCACCATTCATTAGAGGGGAATTAGCTCAGCTGGGAGAGCGCCTGCTTTGCACGCAGGAGGTCAGCGGTTCGATCCCGCTATTCTCCACCAATGACTTACTTCAAAGCAATAGAATCTTTTTGTTAGTCTAATGTAAATTCTCTTAAGAATGAATCAAGAGATTTGAATCAAGAGATTTAGAAAAGCAAAAGCAAGCTTGAAAAGAGTTTGCAATAAAAATCTTTCTAATCTCACAGTATTCTCTATAGGATTTACATTAGGCTAAGCCTAAGTGTTTTTTAATTTATTATTGTTAAGCCTATGAATAGTAATAAGACTACAATTACCTCTGTTTTTATTGGAAGTAGAAATACATTCAATAAGGCAGTGATAACTTTAGAATACTTAACTATTTTATCCATACTTTAAGAGCATCATAAGAACTTTTAGATCTTATGTGAAAATAAGCTTTTAAGGGCAGATGGTGGATGCCTTGGAAGAGAGAGGCGATGAAGGACGTACTAGACTGCGATAAGCTACGGGGAGCTGTCAAGAAGCTTTGATCCGTAGATTTCCGAATGGGACAACCCAACTAGCACTAGCTAGTTACCTTTAATGGAGCGAACCCAGCGAAGTGAAACATCTCAGTAGCTGGAGGAAAAGAAATCAAATGAGATTCTCTTAGTAGCGGCGAGCGAACGGGGAAGAGGGCAAACCGAATGCTTGCATTCGGGGTTGAGGACTGCGACATCCACTGAGATCATTTAGTAGAACAATCTGGAAAGTTTGGCGACACAGGGTGATAGCCCCGTATACGAAAGATGATTTCTAGGTAGCAGGATCCAGAGTAGGCCAGGACACGTGAAATCCGGGCTGAAGCCGGGGAGACCACTCTCCAACCCTAAATACTACTCTCTTACCGATAGTGCACAAGTACCGTGAGGGAAAGGTGAAAAGAACCGCAGTGAGCGGAGTGAAATAGAACCTGAAACCATCTGCCTACAATCATTCAGAGCCCTATGATACATCCCATAAAGTTTTACTTTATAGCGCGTATCTCAATAATTATATCATTGGAGTCTCCATAAGATCGTAAGGTTTTATGGGGTGTATCAGGGTGATGGACT encodes:
- a CDS encoding DMT family transporter; the protein is MDHANTRVGPMTYVIFLLGILFLSFTAPWQKMSNFDPATGAFLRCLGGALVLVPFAFMEAGKKGWLNARGIWLSVLAGLVLGIDFTAWNYSIFFVGSGIASILLNIQVIILPALAFFVDRERIPLSYYILAPIMLAGVVLAGGALEHGIVDPNGPQEVFGMSIMAVGTIFGLTSGCCYGVYLFASRRAARINQGQVVQPIMIASFAQLLAPTIWAYLITGNGFDFHAGVMVDAAQSFGDTLRGLREMRLPKDEIEQLTSFLHPVTAGDPINGMSWFWMLVECVLGQACAWTFAQYGSVKLNPTLGAGLLILSPVATVAIIAPFLFGETLSVLQIFGVIVALLAVAYQNGLFKAIFSKKH
- a CDS encoding ACT domain-containing protein, which encodes MKIGTLEAEFFIYKAAEKPLIDKNIFCLMQEVDGFSIVSFAHKQKHFPIFKAFYLDELNDLNESGILYKVLKPLKENNISVLVASAFDYIFVDKNYFKQALSLVKGLEN
- a CDS encoding LysE/ArgO family amino acid transporter translates to MLLFFKGFLLSLSLIVAIGAQNAFIIKQGISRNHIFIVSGICFVCDVILMGLGVFGVGEFLAKNRILNLLIASVGILFVLYYGFLSLKSAFLSQSGFEISQGNKLSLQKTILLTLAVTLLNPHVYLDTVFVIGASALMFSPEEKIIFASGALAASFLWFFGLGYGALRLSQILMKMIKIIDILIAVIIFFVAFSLIRYVLLSFSIKPSAT